In the genome of Hyphomicrobium sp. CS1GBMeth3, the window GTCGCGCATGGCCGAGCGGAAGGCCTTGCCGGGCTCTATGCGCTGCGGGTGCGCGACGACGTTCGTGAGAGGTCCGTTCCGCTCTCGGCGGATAGCGATCTTCACGTGCGAGCCGACCTTGTCGCGAAAGGAAACCACGGGCTCGAACGGCGCGCCGTCGACGCTCACGATCTCGTCGCCGACACGCAGGCCGGCTTTGTCGCCTGCCAGCCCGGCCAGCACGCCGGCGACGAATGTCTTGCCGTCGGTATCGCGCGTGAACACGCCGATGCCGGGATACGAGATGCCATTCGGGAAGTGCTTGGAGAGGGTGCGCCTCAAGCCATAGCGGAAGATGTCGGCGAGCTGGTAGTAGGCCGGGTCGTCCGCCATGGCGTGGATCATGTGCGAAGCATCGAGCTCGGCGAGGAGCGCATTGATGGCCGCCGAACGCTCCTTCGGTGTCTTTGCCGCAAGGTAGTGCTGGCGATGGCTGGTGGTCAGGGCGTCCCAGTCTCTTCCTTTGAGATTGCGGTCGTAGAAGTTCTGTCGCACGAGGCGCGCCGCCTCGTCGAACACCTCCGCGGACGCCTTTTCGCGGGCTTCGGCCCGTGGAGCCTCGGCCAGGGCAGGAAATCCTCCCATCGGCGCCAAAGACACCGTGAGGGCAAAGGCTATGGCGCCTGCTGCGCCGGCTTTCGACCGTCGGCTGAGGAAGCCTCTCGCGTGCATGGGTTCTCCTTTCGTCGATGCCCGGCGACGTGAGGGACATATAGGAAGCGCTCGGCCATCGGACACCCAGCCGGGGGCGGGGGAAACCGAGGGCTCTGCTGCACCCAATGCAGCGCTTGATCCTGCTGAGTAAATGCAGATATCGCGCAGTATGGCTTTTGTGTGCACGACGCTAAGCGCCGGCCCCCGAGTGGAGCCGCGGGCGGTGCCCCAGGACGGTTCCGTCGATGACCGCTACAATCCACAAATTCTGTGTTGCCCGATGATGGATGGATTGGACCGAAAGTTCCCTTTGGTCAGCGAGTTTGCGAGCGACGTGTGCAAGACACGTGCAGTGGGAAGTGGTCTCGGTGATTTCTTGCACCACGCTTTCCTTTCTCCCCCGGAGATACCTCTTCGACCAGATTCGCTTTCGATGCCGCTCTATTCCCGATGCTCGCGTCGCGGCATGAGGTCGGTAATCGTACCTTCGAACATTTCAGCCGACTGCGCGAATGTCTCCGACAACGTCGGGTGCGGGTGAATGGTGGCGCCGATGTCGGCTGCGTCCGCGCCCATCTCGATGGCCAGCGCCGCTTCGGCGATGAGATCTCCCGCGTTGGGGCCAACGATGCCGCAGCCCAAGATCCGATGCGTCTCCGGATCGAACAGCACTTTCGTTAGGCCCTCATCGCGCCCGAGCGACAACGCGCGGCCTGACGCGGCCCACGGGAAAGCGCCCTTGCCGTAAGCGATGCCTTTGTCCTTGGCTTCGGTCTCGCTCAGCCCCACCCAGGCAACCTCAGGATCCGTATAGGCAACGGACGGGATGACGCGCGCATCAAACGTGGAGTTCATCCCTGCGGCAGCCTGGGCGGCGACCTTGCCCTCGTGCACGGCCTTGTGGGCGAGCATCGGCTGGCCGACGACATCGCCCACGGCAAAGATGTGCGAGACGTTAGTCCGCATCCGGCGGTCGACGGGAATATAGCCGCGTTCGTCGACGGCGATCCCGGCCGCGTCCAGGCTCAACTGGTTGCCGTTGGGGGTACGCCCAACGGCAATAAGGATTTTGTCGAAAGTTTCACTTCGAGATTGCCCTCCGCTCTCCAAGGTGACGGTCAATCCGGCGGCTCCTGCATCAACCTTTGTCACCTTGGTCTGGAGGTGGATGCTCTCATAGCGCGCCTTGATGTGCTTCAAGAGTGGGGCGACGATGTCCCGGTCGACGCCGGGGATGATCTGATCCATCAGCTCGACCACGCTCACGCGACTGCCGAGCGCGTGGTACACCGTCGCCATCTCGAGGCCGATGATGCCGCCGCCGATGACGAGCAGCCGCTTCGGGACGTCGGCGAGGTCGAGGGCGCCCGTGGAGTCGAGCACGCGAGGGTCCGTATTCGGGACAAAAGGCAACTTTACCGGCTCGGAACCGGCGGCGATGATGGCGTGCGCGAATGCGATCCGGGTCACCGCGCCGTCGTGCGTCACCTCGATCTCGTGAGGCGAGACGAAGCGGCCAGTGCCGGTCACGATGGTTACCTTGCGTTGTTTGGCGAGTGCAGCCAGCCCGGAGGTCAGCTTGCCGACGATGCCGCTCTTCCAGCCGCGCAGCTTGTCGAGATCGGGCGTGTGCGCGGTGAAGCTGAGGCCGGCGGCGGCCATTTCGTGCGTCTGCTCAATCACCTTGGCGGCGTGCAGGAGCGCTTTCGACGGGATGCAGCCGACATTGAGACACACGCCGCCGAGGACGGGAGCCCGCTCGACGAGCACGACCTTCTTGCCAAGATCAGCGGCGCGGAATGCGGCAGTGTAACCGCCGGGACCGGCGCCAAGAACGAGAATTTCGGTTTCAAGTTGGGGAGGTGGTGTCATGGGATTTTACAGAACCAGATGGCGAACGTCGCCGAGAAGTTCGGCGAGGCGGCGGGTGAAGCGGGCGGCGAGGGCGCCGTCGATGACGCGATGATCATAGGAGAGGCAGAGCGGTAGCATCAGGCGCGGAACAAACGTCTCGCCGGTCCACACCGGGCGCATGGTGGCGCGTACGACGCCGAGGATCGCAACTTCGGGCGCATTGACGATGGGCGTGAAGGCGGTGCCGCCGATGCCGCCGAGGCTCGAGATCGAAAAGCTCGCGCCCTGGATGTCGGTGGGGGCGATCTTGCCCTCGCGCATGCGCTGAGATACGGCCGAAAGCTCCTGGCTCAGCTCGAGGATCCGCTTCCGGTTGACGTCCTTGATGACCGGCACCACGAGGCCGTCCGGCGTGTCGACTGCAACGCCGATGTTGTAATAGTGCTTGAGGATTAGTGCGTCGCCTTCGGGGGTCAGCGAGGCGTTGAACTCCGGGTGCTGCCGCAGTGCTCCAACGCATGCCATCAGTAGGAACGACAACAGCGTCACGCGATACCCCTTGGGCTTTGCCTCGGCATCGAGTTGTCGGCGATAGGTTTCGAGATCTGTGATGTCAGCCTCGTCGGTATGGGTGACGTGCGGGATGTTGAGCCAGGCACGGTGGAGGTGGGGCCCTGAGAGTCGCTTCAGGCGCGAGAGCGACTGGACCGTCGTGGGGCCGAACTTCGAGAAGTCCTGCTGCGGGATTGCGGGTATGCCGGCGGCCGTCGCCGGTGGCGGTCCGCCGCCTAGCGCGCTCTTCACGTCGTCCTTTGTGATGCGCCCTTTTGCTCCGGTGCCTTTTATCTTGGCTAGATCGATGTCGAGTTCGCGTGCCAAACGGCGCACGGAGGGGCTGGCGAGGACGCCGCCGAACTCTGTCGGCACGGGTAGCGTAGCGGTGTCGGCGTGCGGGGGGGAGGCGGGGGCCGGTGCAGCATTTCGCGGACCTTGAGACGCGGGCGCTGGCCCTGCGCGTTGCTCCTGAGCGTTGCTTGCCAGCGCGTTCGCGGCGTGGCCATTCGGCTCGAGCTTCAGAATGAGGCTGCCCTCGCTCACCTTGTCGCCGACCTTTAGCAGGATCTCGGCGACCTTGCCGGCCGACGGCGCGGGCACCTCCATGGTCGCCTTATCGGATTCGAGCGTGATCAGCGGGTCTTCTACCCGGACGTCGTCACCGGGCTTCACCAACACTTCGATCACGGGCACATTGGCGAAGTCGCCGATGGCCGGAACTTTCACGTCGATCATGGGGCGTCCTAGATTTTCACCGGGTTGGCTTTTTCGGGGTCGATGCCGTACTTGGCGAGCGCTTCGGCTACCCGTGTCGAGGGGATCTTGTTCTCGTTCGCCAGGGATTTGAGGGCCGAGACCGCGACGAAGTGCCGGTCGACCTCGAAGTGGAAACGCAGCTTGCGCCGGTAGTCGGAGCGTCCGAAGCCGTCGGTGCCGAGCACGCGATAGGTGGTGGGGACAAAGGCGCGGATCTGCTCGGCAAACGCCTTCATGTAGTCGGTGGAGGCGATCACGGGTCCAGAGCCGTGCTCGGCGAGTTGCTGGGTGACATACGGCACGCGCGGCTGCTCCAGGGGATGGAGAAGGTTCCAGCGCTCAATCTCCTGCGCCTCGCGGGCGAGCTCCGTGAAGCTCGTCACGCTCCAGATGTCGGCGGGGATGCCGAAGTCGTTCTCCAGCAGCTCGGCAGCTGCGATCACCTCGCGCAGGATCGCACCCGAGCCCATGAGCTGTACACTGGGGTCGCTTTTCAGCTTTCCGTCTTTCGCCCGCTCCTTGAGGAGGTACATGCCCTTGACAATGCCGTCCTCCACGTCCTGGGGCATGGCGGGGTGCTCATAGTTCTCGTTGAGCACCGTGATGTAGTAGAAGACGTCCTCCTGCCGCTCGACCATGCGGGCCAGACCGTTCTGGACGATTACGGCCAGCTCGTAGGCGTAGGTCGGATCGTAGGAGACGCAGTTCGGGATCGTTGCCGACATGAGGTGACTGTGGCCGTCCTCGTGCTGCAAACCTTCGCCGTTCAGTGTCGTGCGTCCGGAGGTGCCGCCGATCAAGAAGCCGCGCGCGCGCATGTCGCCGGCCGCCCAGGCAAGATCGCCGACACGCTGGAATCCGAACATCGAGTAGAAGATGTAGAACGGGATCATCGGCACGTTCGATGTCGAATAGCTCGTGGCTGCGGCTATCCACGACGACATGGCGCCAGCTTCGTTGATGCCCTCCTGCAGCATCTGGCCCTGACGATCCTCCTTGTAGAACATCAGTTCGCCGGCATCCGACGGCCGGTAGAGCTGGCCCACCTGACTGAAGATGCCGAACTGGCGGAACATGCCTTCCATGCCGAAGGTTCGACTTTCGTCGGGTACGATCGGTACGACGCGTGGCCCGAGCGTCTTCTCGCGCAGGAGCGTCGAGAGGAGGCGCACGAATGCCATGGTGGTCGAAATTTCGCGGCCGTCGGTGCTCTTGAGCTGCCCTTCGAACAGTGACAGCCCGGGCGCCTTGAGGCTTTCGCTCGTCTTGCGGCGCGCCGGCAGATAGCCGCCCAACGCCTCTCGCCTTGCGCAGAGATATTTCATCTCCTCGGAGCCATCGGGAAAGCGGATCAGCGGCAGTTTTGCAAGCTCGTCGTCGTTGACAGGAATCTGGAAGCGGTCGCGGAACTGCTGAAGGGCGTCGATCTCCATCTTCTTCTGCTGGTGGGTGATCATCTGCCCCTCGCCAGCATGTCCCATACCGTAACCTTTCACGGTCTTGGCGAGGATGACGGTGGGTTGACCGCGATGCTCGACGGCGCGCTTGTAGGCAGCGTAAACTTTGGACGGGTCGTGGCCGCCACGGGTCAGCTTCCAGATCTCGTCGTCCGTCCAGTCGGCGACCATGGCTGCCGTTTCCGGATAGCGCCCGAAGAAGTTTTTGCGGATGTATGCTCCGTCCTTTGATTTGAAGTCTTGGTACTCGCCGTCAACGCATTCTTCCATCAGCTCGCGCAGCTTGGCGGTCGTGTCGCGGGCGAGAAGCTCATCCCAGGTCGAGCCCCAGATGACCTTGATGACGTTCCATCCAGCGCCGCGGAACACGCCTTCGAGCTCCTGGATGATTTTGCCGTTGCCGCGTACGGGGCCGTCGAGCCGCTGCAGGTTGCAGTTGACGACGAAGATCAGGTTGTCGAGCTTCTCACGGCCGGCGAGCGCAATGGCGCCGAGGCTTTCCGGCTCGTCCATCTCGCCGTCGCCGCAGAACGCCCAGACGTGCCGATCGTCCGTATCGGCGAGGTTGCGGCCGTGCAGGTACTTCAAAAAGCGCGCCTGATAAATGGCCATGATGGGTCCGAGTCCCATCGAGACGGTGGGGAACTGCCAGAAGTCCGGCATGAGCCACGGGTGGGGATAGGACGACAGGCCACTACCGTCGACCTCTTGGCGGAAGTTTGTTAGCTGCTCTTCAGTGAGCCGGCCTTCTAGGAAGGCGCGCGCATAAATCCCCGGTGACGAATGACCTTGGATGAAGAGGAGGTCGCCGCCGTGAGTTTCCGACGGCGCGTGCCAGAAGTGTTCGAAGCCGGTGTCATAGAGCGTGGCTGCGGACTGGAAGCTTGCGATGTGGCCGCCGAGCTCGGACGAGGACTTGTTGGCACGCAGGACGATTGCGGCCGCGTTCCAGCGGATCGCCGAGCGGATACGGTGCTCGACCTCTCTCACGCCCGGATGCGGCGGCTCCTCGTCGACCGCGATCGTGTTGACGTAGGCTGTGTTTGCGGCGAACGGTAGCCGCGCACCGGAGCGCCGTGCGATCTCGACCGCGCTGCTCAAGACCTCGTCTGCATGGTGCCGGCCCGCGAATGCGAGAACGGACGAAATCGCGTCCTCCCACTCGCGAAGCTCCTGGCCTTTTTCGTCGGGCTTGTCGTGCATGTATCCAAAAGCCTTGTTTCGCATTGTGTCGCGCTGCGAAGCAGCCAAGCTGGTTCGCAGCAAGCGTCAGAGGCAGCCCGCGGATCTCGCCGCGGCTCGTTATGTTTGGAGGGAGGTGGCGCTCCGCGATCCCGTAAGAGAAGGCCGCGCCACTGGCGCGGCTTCACGCTCACGCATCGATCTTTTCTCCTGTCGGCAGGCTGCGCAGCCGCTTACCGGTGGCGGCGAAGACCGCGTTACACAGGGCCGGTGCGAACGGAGGCACTCCCGGCTCGCCCACACCCGTCGCGTGGTGCGACGGAGACGTGGGCTCGATGATGTGCATGTTGACCTTCTGCGGAAAGTTCGACATGCGCGCGACTTCAAAATCGTTGAAGTTCGATTGCTCGACCTGCCCGTCCTTGAACGTGATGCTGCTATAGAGGGCCGTCGACATGCCCATCACTGCTGCGCCTTCGATCTGCGATCGGATGCGCTCCGGATTGATGTAGAATCCGCAATCGATTGCGGCCGTCACCTCGGGCACGCGGATGATCCCGTTGCCGTCGATCTCCGCATGCACGACCATCGCGACGTACGAGACGAACGAGCGATGCACCGCGATTCCGAGCCCCTGCTTGGAAGGCAGCTTCTTGTTCCAGCCGGCTTTCTCGGCGGCGACTTCAACGACGTTCTTCAGCCTCGCGGTGTCGATCGGGAACTCCGCATATGGCTCGCCATAGTTCCAGAAGTCTTCGGGCATGCCTGAGGCTTTCGGATCGATCTTCCGGTCCGAGCCGATCAACTCGATCAGGAGTTCCTTGGGATCGCGGCCGAGCTTGTAAGCCAGCTCGGAGACGAACGACTGCACGGCAAAAGCGCGCGGAATGTTCGACACCGAACGGAACCAACCGATGCGTGTATGCGCGAAGGCCTGGCCATTCTCGCAGCGGATGTTCGGGATCTCGAACGGCATGTCGGCAAAGCCCATGCCGTACTCGATGTTGAACTGGTAGCCGCTGTCAGCAGCGAACGTCGACAGGATGGACGGCGCGACGGAGCGGTGCCGCCATCCGACGACGTTGCCTGCCTTGTCCAACGCGGCCTCAATGCGCTCGATGGATGTTGTGTGGTAGAAGGCGTGACGCACGTCATCCTCGCGCGTCCACTGGAGCATGACGGGAGTCCCACCGAGCATTTTGGAAAGCTGCACGGCCTCGATCATGTAGTCGCATTTCGATTTGCGGCCGAACCCTCCACCGAGCAACGTCACGTGAACGGTGACGTTCTCAATGGGCACGTCCAATGCCTTGGCAATGTCCTCCCGAGCGCCGTACGGGCTCTGCGCCGGGGCCCACACCTCGATCTTGCCGTCGGTGAT includes:
- a CDS encoding 2-oxo acid dehydrogenase subunit E2, which translates into the protein MIDVKVPAIGDFANVPVIEVLVKPGDDVRVEDPLITLESDKATMEVPAPSAGKVAEILLKVGDKVSEGSLILKLEPNGHAANALASNAQEQRAGPAPASQGPRNAAPAPASPPHADTATLPVPTEFGGVLASPSVRRLARELDIDLAKIKGTGAKGRITKDDVKSALGGGPPPATAAGIPAIPQQDFSKFGPTTVQSLSRLKRLSGPHLHRAWLNIPHVTHTDEADITDLETYRRQLDAEAKPKGYRVTLLSFLLMACVGALRQHPEFNASLTPEGDALILKHYYNIGVAVDTPDGLVVPVIKDVNRKRILELSQELSAVSQRMREGKIAPTDIQGASFSISSLGGIGGTAFTPIVNAPEVAILGVVRATMRPVWTGETFVPRLMLPLCLSYDHRVIDGALAARFTRRLAELLGDVRHLVL
- a CDS encoding molybdopterin cofactor-binding domain-containing protein, with the translated sequence MYHYFEKNAAATGSAVDARAVIWNVSRRSFIGGVLKTSGVAVALQILPGGTARAYDAYPTGAAAMPRGVVNDPHIFVAIDTDGLVTIVAHRSEMGTGAKTSLPMVVADEMEADWSRVRVIQAPGDEPRYGNQDTDGSRSVRHFIQPMRECGAAMRTMLEAAAAAKWGVDQSLCKAKMHHVVLLEKRTAEGETFETTTRLGFGELATAAMSQPVPSRDKLVFKMPKDFLYIGKGKTQIVDLHDITVGTAQYGADVRLPGMKYAVIARPPVVGGKIRKYDATATLQVPGVEAVHEIEGSTPPAKFAPLGGIAVVARSTFAAMQGRDALTIEWENGPHASYNSATYREEMSAAAQKPGKIIRNQGDPDSAFSSAAEVFTAEYHQSHVAQAPMEPPVALARITDGKIEVWAPAQSPYGAREDIAKALDVPIENVTVHVTLLGGGFGRKSKCDYMIEAVQLSKMLGGTPVMLQWTREDDVRHAFYHTTSIERIEAALDKAGNVVGWRHRSVAPSILSTFAADSGYQFNIEYGMGFADMPFEIPNIRCENGQAFAHTRIGWFRSVSNIPRAFAVQSFVSELAYKLGRDPKELLIELIGSDRKIDPKASGMPEDFWNYGEPYAEFPIDTARLKNVVEVAAEKAGWNKKLPSKQGLGIAVHRSFVSYVAMVVHAEIDGNGIIRVPEVTAAIDCGFYINPERIRSQIEGAAVMGMSTALYSSITFKDGQVEQSNFNDFEVARMSNFPQKVNMHIIEPTSPSHHATGVGEPGVPPFAPALCNAVFAATGKRLRSLPTGEKIDA
- the lpdA gene encoding dihydrolipoyl dehydrogenase, with translation MTPPPQLETEILVLGAGPGGYTAAFRAADLGKKVVLVERAPVLGGVCLNVGCIPSKALLHAAKVIEQTHEMAAAGLSFTAHTPDLDKLRGWKSGIVGKLTSGLAALAKQRKVTIVTGTGRFVSPHEIEVTHDGAVTRIAFAHAIIAAGSEPVKLPFVPNTDPRVLDSTGALDLADVPKRLLVIGGGIIGLEMATVYHALGSRVSVVELMDQIIPGVDRDIVAPLLKHIKARYESIHLQTKVTKVDAGAAGLTVTLESGGQSRSETFDKILIAVGRTPNGNQLSLDAAGIAVDERGYIPVDRRMRTNVSHIFAVGDVVGQPMLAHKAVHEGKVAAQAAAGMNSTFDARVIPSVAYTDPEVAWVGLSETEAKDKGIAYGKGAFPWAASGRALSLGRDEGLTKVLFDPETHRILGCGIVGPNAGDLIAEAALAIEMGADAADIGATIHPHPTLSETFAQSAEMFEGTITDLMPRREHRE
- the aceE gene encoding pyruvate dehydrogenase (acetyl-transferring), homodimeric type, with translation MHDKPDEKGQELREWEDAISSVLAFAGRHHADEVLSSAVEIARRSGARLPFAANTAYVNTIAVDEEPPHPGVREVEHRIRSAIRWNAAAIVLRANKSSSELGGHIASFQSAATLYDTGFEHFWHAPSETHGGDLLFIQGHSSPGIYARAFLEGRLTEEQLTNFRQEVDGSGLSSYPHPWLMPDFWQFPTVSMGLGPIMAIYQARFLKYLHGRNLADTDDRHVWAFCGDGEMDEPESLGAIALAGREKLDNLIFVVNCNLQRLDGPVRGNGKIIQELEGVFRGAGWNVIKVIWGSTWDELLARDTTAKLRELMEECVDGEYQDFKSKDGAYIRKNFFGRYPETAAMVADWTDDEIWKLTRGGHDPSKVYAAYKRAVEHRGQPTVILAKTVKGYGMGHAGEGQMITHQQKKMEIDALQQFRDRFQIPVNDDELAKLPLIRFPDGSEEMKYLCARREALGGYLPARRKTSESLKAPGLSLFEGQLKSTDGREISTTMAFVRLLSTLLREKTLGPRVVPIVPDESRTFGMEGMFRQFGIFSQVGQLYRPSDAGELMFYKEDRQGQMLQEGINEAGAMSSWIAAATSYSTSNVPMIPFYIFYSMFGFQRVGDLAWAAGDMRARGFLIGGTSGRTTLNGEGLQHEDGHSHLMSATIPNCVSYDPTYAYELAVIVQNGLARMVERQEDVFYYITVLNENYEHPAMPQDVEDGIVKGMYLLKERAKDGKLKSDPSVQLMGSGAILREVIAAAELLENDFGIPADIWSVTSFTELAREAQEIERWNLLHPLEQPRVPYVTQQLAEHGSGPVIASTDYMKAFAEQIRAFVPTTYRVLGTDGFGRSDYRRKLRFHFEVDRHFVAVSALKSLANENKIPSTRVAEALAKYGIDPEKANPVKI
- a CDS encoding S41 family peptidase, which translates into the protein MHARGFLSRRSKAGAAGAIAFALTVSLAPMGGFPALAEAPRAEAREKASAEVFDEAARLVRQNFYDRNLKGRDWDALTTSHRQHYLAAKTPKERSAAINALLAELDASHMIHAMADDPAYYQLADIFRYGLRRTLSKHFPNGISYPGIGVFTRDTDGKTFVAGVLAGLAGDKAGLRVGDEIVSVDGAPFEPVVSFRDKVGSHVKIAIRRERNGPLTNVVAHPQRIEPGKAFRSAMRDSARIIEANGKRLAYIHVWSYAGEDFQNILMEELASGKLKDADALIWDLRDGWGGAQPRYLDIFNTRGPDMTFTERDGKTSFASFKWRKPVALIANGGTRSGKEVLTYGFKKYGLGEVIGTTTAGALLAGRGHLLSDGSFLMVAVNDVAVDGERLEGVGVTPTIEVPFDIPYAAGRDPQLEKAVQVLSEDTRG